From the Argopecten irradians isolate NY chromosome 13, Ai_NY, whole genome shotgun sequence genome, one window contains:
- the LOC138306415 gene encoding uncharacterized protein isoform X2 has product MVSDEGTSAPLYINNTDYSDISDDEDENYEGTEEERQNEAAVDMFFPAGMVEEGQQCDTTVHWTENIVWANYKQLLMDKIHFHEQEIGDHRRDLQLTIEELMDVYSLEDM; this is encoded by the exons ATGGTATCTGATGAGGGAACGAGTGCCcctttatatataaacaatacgGATTACTCCGA TATATCTGATGACGAGGATGAAAATTACGAGGGCACCGAGGAGGAGCGCCAAAATGAAGCTGCAGT tgacATGTTCTTTCCAGCTGGAATGGTTGAAGAAGGCCAGCAGTGTGATACAACAGTCCATTGGACGGAAAA CATTGTCTGGGCGAattataaacaacttcttatggACAAGATCCACTTTCATGAACAGGAAATTGGAGATCACAGAAGAGATCTCCAATTGACTATTGAGGAATTAATGGATGTCTATTCACTGGAGGATATGTAG
- the LOC138306415 gene encoding uncharacterized protein isoform X1, whose amino-acid sequence MSSVITRYLLIMIILCKISFVFLQCTLYCSISDDEDENYEGTEEERQNEAAVDMFFPAGMVEEGQQCDTTVHWTENIVWANYKQLLMDKIHFHEQEIGDHRRDLQLTIEELMDVYSLEDM is encoded by the exons ATGAGTTCCGTTATTACACGGTATCTTCTGATTATGATCAtactttgtaaaatatcatttgtatttcTTCAATGTACTCTTTATTGTAGTATATCTGATGACGAGGATGAAAATTACGAGGGCACCGAGGAGGAGCGCCAAAATGAAGCTGCAGT tgacATGTTCTTTCCAGCTGGAATGGTTGAAGAAGGCCAGCAGTGTGATACAACAGTCCATTGGACGGAAAA CATTGTCTGGGCGAattataaacaacttcttatggACAAGATCCACTTTCATGAACAGGAAATTGGAGATCACAGAAGAGATCTCCAATTGACTATTGAGGAATTAATGGATGTCTATTCACTGGAGGATATGTAG
- the LOC138306417 gene encoding uncharacterized protein has product MVSDEGTSAPLYINNTDYSDISDDEDENYEGTEEERQNEAAVDMFFPAGMVEEGQQCDTTVHWTENIVWANYKQLLMDKIHFHEQEIGDHRRDLQLTIEELMDVYSLEDM; this is encoded by the exons ATGGTATCTGATGAGGGAACGAGTGCCcctttatatataaacaatacgGATTACTCCGA TATATCTGATGACGAGGATGAAAATTACGAGGGCACCGAGGAGGAGCGCCAAAATGAAGCTGCAGT tgacATGTTCTTTCCAGCTGGAATGGTTGAAGAAGGCCAGCAGTGTGATACAACAGTCCATTGGACGGAAAA CATTGTCTGGGCGAattataaacaacttcttatggACAAGATCCACTTCCATGAACAGGAAATTGGAGATCACAGAAGAGATCTCCAATTGACTATTGAGGAATTAATGGATGTCTATTCACTGGAGGATATGTAG